A DNA window from Streptomyces canus contains the following coding sequences:
- the gabT gene encoding 4-aminobutyrate--2-oxoglutarate transaminase, with translation MTALPQERRLVTAIPGPKSQELQARRVATVAQGVGSVLPVFTARAGGGIIEDVDGNRLIDFGSGIAVTSVGASAEAVVRRASAQLADFTHTCFMVTPYEGYVEVAEALAELTPGDHAKKSALFNSGAEAVENAVKIARAHTKRQAVVVFDHGYHGRTNLTMALTAKNMPYKHGFGPFAPEVYRVPVAYGYRWPTGPENAGPEAAAQAIDQITKQVGPGNVAAIIIEPVLGEGGFIEPAKGFLPAISRFARDNGIVFVADEIQSGFCRTGQWFACEDEGIVPDLITTAKGIAGGLPLAAVTGRAEIMDAAHAGGLGGTYGGNPVACAGALGSIETMKELDLNARAKNIETVMKARLTAMADKFDVIGDVRGRGAMIAIELVKDRTTKEPNPEATAALAKACHQEGLLVLTCGTYGNVLRFLPPLVIGEDLLNEGLDIIEQAFTRI, from the coding sequence ATGACCGCACTGCCGCAGGAGCGCCGCCTCGTCACCGCCATCCCCGGACCCAAGTCACAGGAGCTGCAGGCCCGCCGGGTCGCCACGGTCGCGCAGGGGGTGGGGTCCGTGCTGCCCGTCTTCACCGCGCGCGCGGGCGGTGGGATCATCGAGGACGTCGACGGGAACCGGCTGATCGACTTCGGTTCCGGCATCGCCGTGACGTCCGTCGGCGCCTCCGCCGAGGCCGTCGTACGCCGGGCCTCCGCCCAGTTGGCCGATTTCACCCACACCTGTTTCATGGTCACCCCGTACGAGGGCTATGTGGAGGTCGCCGAGGCCCTCGCCGAGCTCACCCCGGGTGACCACGCCAAGAAGTCGGCCCTGTTCAACAGCGGCGCCGAGGCCGTGGAGAACGCCGTCAAGATCGCCCGCGCCCACACCAAGCGGCAGGCCGTCGTCGTCTTCGACCACGGCTACCACGGCCGCACCAACCTCACCATGGCGCTGACCGCGAAGAACATGCCGTACAAGCACGGCTTCGGCCCCTTCGCGCCCGAGGTCTACCGCGTCCCCGTCGCCTACGGCTACCGCTGGCCCACCGGCCCCGAGAACGCCGGCCCCGAGGCCGCCGCCCAGGCCATCGACCAGATCACCAAGCAGGTCGGCCCGGGCAACGTCGCCGCGATCATCATCGAGCCCGTCCTGGGCGAGGGCGGCTTCATCGAGCCCGCCAAGGGCTTCCTGCCGGCGATCAGCCGGTTCGCCCGGGACAACGGCATCGTCTTCGTCGCCGACGAGATCCAGTCCGGCTTCTGCCGCACCGGCCAGTGGTTCGCCTGCGAGGACGAGGGCATCGTCCCGGACCTGATCACCACCGCCAAGGGCATCGCCGGCGGCCTCCCGCTCGCCGCCGTCACCGGCCGCGCCGAGATCATGGATGCCGCCCACGCCGGCGGCCTCGGCGGCACCTACGGCGGCAACCCGGTGGCCTGCGCGGGCGCGCTCGGCTCGATCGAGACGATGAAGGAGCTCGACCTCAACGCCAGGGCGAAGAACATCGAGACGGTCATGAAGGCCCGCCTCACCGCCATGGCGGACAAGTTCGACGTCATCGGCGACGTCCGCGGCCGCGGCGCCATGATCGCCATCGAGCTCGTCAAGGACCGTACGACCAAGGAGCCGAACCCCGAGGCGACCGCCGCGCTCGCCAAGGCCTGCCACCAGGAGGGCCTGCTGGTCCTGACCTGTGGCACCTACGGCAACGTCCTGCGCTTCCTGCCCCCGCTCGTCATCGGCGAGGACCTGCTCAACGAGGGGCTCGACATCATCGAGCAGGCCTTCACCCGCATCTGA
- a CDS encoding ATP-binding protein, with the protein MDSDGTRDARGTHANPVPRARSDVPPMPTGAPLVPPRQDGSAFLAWLRAPRPEAAPGIWRFGHRPRPAEEPEEISTRQLLSGALIAFLVGWLVWSLLQNGYLGAWWALPFKLLVPDSWRYSSSEIGNLILYKGYELLIALVIMVTVGKLGRWGEVWRRFVVPLVKRPEPRQAPAPVAEEDPAQWNELRAAGAHDAADRLTVAAQAGQMRDVDHARIARAWQGVRSGRFGLATFTGAVLQDGAAACLHPSGERDLPTRLARHDLLTGQVRLGTTADDARNPYAYRGTGLGLGPELLGTSLLAVGPAGSGKTGTVVRPLAESLCLHALAGRAAVVVVGAAGAGLGPADAYDVVVQIGNPESVYDLDLYGGTADPDEAAAVLAEALVGDLAEPHQGGDTRRSTTVLAQLLGPFRSVHGRFPSVPELRQLLDGAPGPMAALRKGLEDSRQESLLRELDARERQMGNPGDVGGILADRVALLDRPAFAGFFDTSGQSRPFSLKALDHPVRVRIDLPQRGHADASRMLTRLVLAQFTASVAVREDRSLFACLVIDDATGAVTPEAVRGVQRLRSGNAGVVLTLRTLDDVPRPLRGPLLGATGCRMALSGLTPWDGQDFAEVWGKEWIEARDVTDRQIIAETPAGKVLHAVRRVITGKAPTARAVTVRQVERERWSASELAHGVPPGHAVLSLTTVKGEHAPPLLVDLRG; encoded by the coding sequence ATGGACAGCGACGGGACGCGGGACGCGCGGGGTACGCATGCGAATCCTGTGCCACGGGCACGGTCCGATGTGCCGCCGATGCCCACGGGCGCCCCCCTGGTACCCCCGCGGCAGGACGGGTCGGCGTTCCTGGCCTGGCTGCGCGCACCCCGGCCGGAGGCGGCCCCCGGTATCTGGCGCTTCGGACACCGGCCCCGGCCGGCCGAGGAGCCCGAGGAGATCTCGACCAGGCAGCTGCTGAGCGGCGCCCTGATCGCGTTCCTGGTCGGCTGGCTCGTGTGGTCGCTCCTGCAGAACGGCTATTTGGGTGCCTGGTGGGCGCTGCCGTTCAAGCTGCTCGTTCCTGATTCCTGGCGCTACAGCAGCAGCGAGATCGGCAATCTCATCCTGTACAAGGGGTACGAACTGCTGATCGCCCTGGTCATCATGGTGACGGTCGGCAAGCTGGGCCGCTGGGGCGAGGTCTGGCGGCGCTTCGTGGTTCCCCTGGTGAAGCGTCCCGAGCCCCGGCAGGCGCCCGCGCCGGTAGCGGAGGAGGATCCCGCCCAGTGGAACGAACTCCGTGCCGCCGGTGCCCACGACGCCGCTGACCGGCTCACCGTGGCGGCGCAGGCCGGGCAGATGCGCGACGTCGACCACGCCCGTATCGCCCGTGCCTGGCAGGGCGTGCGCAGTGGGCGGTTCGGGCTTGCCACGTTCACCGGCGCCGTGCTCCAGGACGGCGCGGCCGCCTGTCTGCACCCCTCCGGGGAGCGGGATCTGCCCACTCGGCTCGCGCGGCACGATCTCCTCACCGGGCAGGTGCGGCTGGGGACGACCGCCGACGACGCCCGTAATCCGTACGCCTATCGGGGGACCGGGCTCGGGCTCGGACCCGAGCTGCTCGGCACCTCGCTGCTCGCCGTGGGGCCGGCCGGTTCAGGGAAGACCGGAACCGTCGTCAGGCCGCTCGCCGAGTCGTTGTGTCTGCACGCCCTCGCCGGACGGGCCGCCGTCGTGGTGGTCGGAGCCGCGGGCGCGGGGCTCGGACCGGCCGACGCCTACGACGTCGTCGTACAGATCGGGAATCCGGAGTCGGTGTACGACCTCGACCTGTACGGCGGTACGGCCGATCCGGACGAAGCCGCGGCCGTGCTCGCCGAGGCGCTCGTCGGGGACCTCGCCGAGCCTCATCAGGGGGGCGACACCCGGCGGTCCACCACCGTGCTGGCCCAGCTCCTCGGACCGTTCCGGTCGGTCCACGGACGCTTCCCCTCCGTACCGGAGCTGCGTCAGCTGCTCGACGGGGCGCCGGGGCCGATGGCCGCGCTGCGCAAGGGGCTCGAGGACTCACGGCAGGAGTCGCTGCTGCGTGAACTCGACGCGCGGGAGCGGCAGATGGGGAATCCGGGGGATGTGGGAGGCATCCTCGCGGACCGGGTCGCGCTGCTCGACCGGCCCGCCTTCGCGGGGTTCTTCGACACGTCCGGACAGTCGCGGCCGTTCTCGCTGAAGGCCCTCGACCACCCCGTCCGGGTCCGGATCGACCTGCCCCAGCGCGGGCACGCCGACGCCTCGCGGATGCTGACGCGGCTGGTGCTCGCACAGTTCACGGCGAGCGTCGCAGTGCGCGAGGACCGGTCGCTGTTCGCCTGTCTGGTCATCGACGACGCCACGGGGGCCGTGACCCCCGAAGCCGTACGGGGCGTCCAGCGGCTGCGGTCCGGCAACGCGGGAGTGGTGCTGACGCTGCGGACGCTGGACGACGTACCGAGGCCGCTGCGCGGGCCCCTGCTCGGGGCCACCGGGTGCCGGATGGCGCTGTCCGGGCTCACCCCGTGGGACGGGCAGGACTTCGCCGAGGTGTGGGGCAAGGAGTGGATCGAGGCGCGGGACGTCACCGACCGGCAGATCATCGCCGAGACCCCGGCCGGCAAGGTGCTGCACGCGGTGCGCCGGGTCATCACCGGCAAGGCGCCGACCGCGCGGGCGGTGACCGTGCGGCAGGTCGAGCGGGAGCGGTGGTCCGCGTCCGAGCTCGCGCACGGGGTGCCGCCGGGGCACGCGGTGCTGTCGCTGACCACGGTGAAGGGCGAGCACGCGCCGCCGCTGCTGGTGGATCTGCGGGGATGA
- a CDS encoding PucR family transcriptional regulator: MPPTLASLVHHSALKLTVRAGEDRLDVPVRWAHVSELADPVPYMEGGELLLITALKLDADDPEAMRRYVKRLAAAGVVGLGFAVGVNYDEIPGALVEAARDEGLPLLEVPRRTPFLAISKAVSAAIAADQYRSVTAGFAAQRELTKQALTGGPEGLLAALASQVDGWAALYDASGAVVATAPEWAGRRAARLTADVERLRERPAPASSVVGGSGTSDNDDRVELHSLGTGRRPRSALAVGTAAALGTAERYAVHSAIALLTLTTERSRSLQAAEQRIGAAVLRMLLAGEPEHARTVAGDLYGGLLDAPFRLIVAETVAVSSVRIAADAPTRVPSAAALAAAADTNGDPLEALTEVVESAAARSGEAVLVVPERERLVVLAADGGAAVTACGEYAVALEAARTREQASAGDEDELVVGVSAPAGPIAAASAYKQAEQALAVARRRGRVHVEHEQLASGSVLPLLADDAVRAFADGLLRPLYEHDATGRGDLVASLRAWLARHGQWDAAAADLGVHRHTLRYRMRRVEEILGRSLDDADARMELWLALKATTSAE; the protein is encoded by the coding sequence ATGCCACCCACCCTCGCCTCGCTCGTCCATCACTCCGCGCTCAAGCTGACCGTGCGCGCGGGCGAGGACCGGCTGGACGTCCCCGTCCGCTGGGCGCACGTCAGCGAGCTGGCCGATCCCGTCCCCTACATGGAGGGCGGGGAGCTGCTGCTGATCACCGCGCTGAAGCTGGACGCGGACGATCCGGAGGCGATGCGGCGGTATGTGAAGCGGCTGGCCGCGGCGGGGGTGGTGGGGCTCGGGTTCGCCGTCGGGGTCAATTACGACGAGATCCCAGGGGCCCTCGTCGAGGCGGCCCGCGACGAGGGGCTCCCCCTGCTCGAGGTGCCGCGCCGCACCCCTTTCCTCGCGATCAGCAAGGCCGTGTCCGCGGCGATCGCCGCCGACCAGTACCGGTCCGTCACCGCGGGCTTCGCCGCCCAGCGCGAACTGACCAAGCAGGCCCTGACCGGCGGCCCGGAGGGGCTGCTCGCCGCGCTCGCCTCCCAGGTGGACGGCTGGGCGGCGCTCTACGACGCCTCGGGCGCCGTCGTCGCCACCGCGCCGGAGTGGGCCGGCCGCCGGGCGGCGCGCCTGACCGCCGACGTGGAGCGGCTGCGGGAACGGCCCGCGCCCGCCTCTTCCGTGGTCGGGGGGTCCGGCACTTCTGACAACGACGACCGTGTGGAGCTGCACTCCCTGGGCACCGGGCGACGGCCGCGGTCCGCGCTGGCGGTGGGGACGGCCGCGGCGCTCGGTACGGCGGAGCGGTACGCGGTGCACTCGGCGATCGCGCTGCTGACGCTCACGACCGAGCGGTCCCGCTCGTTGCAGGCGGCCGAACAGCGGATCGGGGCGGCGGTGCTGCGGATGCTGCTCGCGGGCGAGCCGGAGCACGCACGCACGGTCGCGGGCGATCTGTACGGCGGGCTCCTGGACGCGCCCTTCCGGCTGATCGTGGCGGAGACGGTCGCCGTGTCGTCCGTGCGGATCGCCGCCGACGCCCCCACCCGGGTCCCGTCCGCCGCCGCGCTCGCCGCGGCCGCCGACACGAACGGCGATCCGCTCGAGGCGCTCACCGAGGTCGTGGAGTCCGCGGCGGCCCGCTCCGGGGAGGCCGTGCTCGTGGTCCCCGAACGGGAGCGGCTGGTGGTGCTGGCCGCGGACGGCGGGGCCGCCGTCACCGCGTGCGGCGAGTACGCGGTGGCGCTGGAGGCGGCGCGGACCCGCGAACAGGCAAGCGCCGGGGACGAGGACGAACTGGTCGTCGGCGTGTCCGCCCCCGCGGGACCGATCGCCGCCGCGTCCGCCTACAAGCAGGCCGAACAGGCACTGGCGGTCGCCCGGCGACGGGGCCGGGTGCACGTCGAGCACGAGCAGCTGGCCTCCGGGTCGGTGCTGCCGCTGCTCGCCGACGACGCGGTACGGGCCTTCGCGGACGGGCTGCTGCGGCCGCTGTACGAGCACGACGCGACCGGCCGGGGCGACCTGGTCGCCTCGCTGCGGGCCTGGCTCGCCCGGCACGGCCAGTGGGACGCGGCGGCCGCGGACCTCGGCGTGCACCGGCACACCCTGCGGTACCGGATGCGGCGGGTCGAGGAGATCCTCGGCCGGTCGCTGGACGATGCCGATGCGCGGATGGAGCTGTGGCTGGCGTTGAAGGCGACGACGTCGGCCGAATAG
- a CDS encoding aldehyde dehydrogenase family protein — MTSTHAFWLAGRQVTGEDTFDVTSPWDGRLVGKVAVPDDEQIEEAVAAAYAVRDEFAATPAHVRAAALDHVSRRLVERTEEIAQLISAENGKPIKWARGEVGRAVSVFRFAAEEARRFNGGEAQRLDTDPGGQGRLALTRRFPKGVVLGIAPFNFPLNLCAHKIAPAIAAGAPIILKPAPATPLSGLIIGDLLAETELPAGAWSILPVPNDRMPALVQDERLPVISFTGSEKVGYAIMDSVPRKHCTLELGGNGAAVVLGDYTSDDDLDWAATRIATFSNYQGGQSCISVQRVIADASVYDRLLPRIVAAVEAQVTGDPADDRTDVGPLVSEDAAVRVEAWVKEAVEAGATLLTGGDRDGASYAPTVLADVPADTTISCEEVFGPVLTVQKADGEAAAFAAVNASKYGLQAGVFTHDLQAAFRAHRALEVGGVVVGDVPSYRADQMPYGGVKQSGVGREGVKFAMDDYTYERVLVLTGLAL; from the coding sequence ATGACTTCCACCCACGCCTTCTGGCTCGCCGGCCGCCAGGTCACCGGCGAGGACACCTTCGACGTCACCTCCCCGTGGGACGGCCGGCTCGTGGGCAAGGTCGCCGTGCCGGACGACGAGCAGATCGAGGAGGCCGTGGCCGCCGCGTACGCCGTACGGGACGAGTTCGCCGCCACTCCCGCCCACGTCCGCGCCGCCGCCCTCGACCACGTCAGCCGCAGGCTCGTCGAACGCACCGAGGAGATCGCGCAGCTGATCTCCGCCGAGAACGGCAAGCCGATCAAGTGGGCCCGGGGGGAGGTCGGCCGTGCCGTCTCCGTGTTCCGGTTCGCCGCGGAGGAGGCCCGGCGGTTCAACGGCGGTGAGGCCCAGCGCCTCGACACCGACCCGGGCGGTCAGGGGCGCCTCGCGCTGACCCGGCGTTTCCCGAAGGGTGTCGTGCTCGGTATCGCGCCCTTCAACTTCCCGCTCAACCTCTGCGCCCACAAGATCGCCCCGGCGATCGCGGCCGGCGCCCCGATCATCCTGAAGCCGGCCCCGGCCACCCCGCTCTCCGGGCTGATCATCGGCGACCTCCTCGCCGAGACCGAGCTGCCCGCCGGCGCGTGGAGCATCCTGCCCGTGCCGAACGACCGGATGCCCGCCCTCGTCCAGGACGAGCGCCTGCCCGTGATCTCCTTCACCGGTTCCGAGAAGGTCGGTTACGCGATCATGGACTCGGTGCCGCGCAAGCACTGCACCCTGGAGCTCGGCGGCAACGGCGCGGCGGTCGTCCTCGGCGACTACACGAGCGACGACGACCTCGACTGGGCCGCGACCCGCATCGCGACCTTCTCCAACTACCAGGGCGGCCAGTCCTGCATCTCGGTGCAGCGTGTGATCGCCGACGCGTCGGTCTACGACCGGCTGCTCCCGCGGATCGTCGCCGCCGTCGAGGCCCAGGTCACCGGCGACCCGGCCGACGACAGGACCGACGTGGGCCCGCTGGTCAGCGAGGACGCGGCGGTACGCGTCGAGGCGTGGGTCAAGGAGGCCGTCGAGGCGGGCGCCACCCTGCTCACCGGCGGCGACCGCGACGGCGCCTCCTACGCGCCGACCGTCCTCGCCGACGTCCCGGCCGACACGACGATCTCCTGCGAGGAGGTCTTCGGCCCCGTCCTCACCGTGCAGAAGGCCGACGGCGAGGCCGCGGCGTTCGCCGCCGTCAACGCCTCCAAGTACGGGCTTCAGGCAGGCGTGTTCACCCACGACCTGCAGGCCGCCTTCCGCGCCCACCGCGCGCTGGAGGTCGGTGGCGTGGTCGTCGGCGACGTGCCCTCCTACCGCGCCGACCAGATGCCGTACGGCGGCGTCAAGCAGTCCGGTGTGGGCCGCGAGGGCGTGAAGTTCGCGATGGACGACTACACGTACGAGCGGGTGCTGGTGCTGACGGGCCTCGCTCTCTAG
- a CDS encoding glycoside hydrolase family 3 C-terminal domain-containing protein, with protein sequence MTAHPPHTPPFRDPHLPFAKRIDDLLSRLTLDEKTGFLHQFAPAVERLGISAFRTGQEALHGVAWMGPATVFPQAVGLGATWNTDLVRRIGEAVSKEVRAMRARDDRVGLNIWAPTVNLLRHPLWGRNEEGYSEDPKLTSAIATAYTRGLRGDHPTYWRTAPVLKHWLAHNNETDRATSSSSVRPRVLHEYDLRAFRETVEAGAVAGVMPAYNLVNGRPNHVSPYLREHLRAWTDEELLVCSDAGAPSNLVDHEHYFDTHEEATAASLRAGVDSFTDHGTDSSQMVGRIRKAYEQGLLTEADIDTAVRRQLSVRFRLGEFDPHYDPHADVKDFDTPAHRALAQEAAEQAIVLLRNDGVLPLAPGTRLAVVGLLADECKRDWYSGTLIHRSTPLEGLYERFGAERVEFAEGVDRVRLKTSAGTFLHVLASEDVEDEVRGAEGALDPALLAGRTDLPPLTTDATGTEFALVDWDEGVLTLRAPDGRYLSVAEDGYLRASADQPGGWVVQETFRLEPHANGHLLRHIGTGRHVTVAADGVKVADENAETFELILAERGEDAVTRVTSEADVVLVVAGNDPHINGRETEDRASLRLPAHQERLLRAARAANPRTVLALVSAYPYAVDTSGLAAALWTAHGGQAAGTALARVLAGDVSPAGRLPQTWYENDGDLPGLLDYDVIGSRQTYLYFEGTPLFPFGHGLSYTSFSYGDLTSRVTEGTLHVSFAITNTGDVTADEVAQLYTRAVDPALPRPRRELVAHRRVTLAPGAREELSFEVPLRAFEFWDVAQGRSRLEPGPYELLAGASSEDIRLRTTVLLDGEPGAPRPVLRRGLEGADFDEQSGVEIVDRTRTAGDAVTAAEGRTGELVYRDCDFGDGVSGVTMTVSGQGAVELSLDGGTVLAVLQVEESDSGPYDYTTLGAGIVAEGVHDVHLTLRGPLRLAHVGFSG encoded by the coding sequence GTGACCGCACACCCGCCGCACACACCACCGTTTCGCGATCCGCACCTGCCGTTCGCGAAGCGCATCGACGATCTGCTGTCGCGGCTGACCCTCGACGAGAAGACCGGATTCCTGCACCAGTTCGCCCCGGCCGTCGAACGGCTCGGCATCTCCGCGTTCCGCACCGGCCAGGAGGCACTGCACGGCGTCGCCTGGATGGGACCGGCGACGGTCTTCCCGCAGGCGGTGGGCCTCGGCGCGACCTGGAACACCGATCTCGTACGCCGGATCGGCGAGGCGGTGTCCAAGGAGGTCCGGGCGATGCGCGCCCGCGACGACAGGGTCGGCCTCAACATCTGGGCACCGACGGTCAATCTGCTCCGGCACCCGCTGTGGGGCCGTAACGAGGAGGGCTACTCGGAGGATCCGAAGCTCACCTCGGCCATCGCCACCGCATACACCCGGGGACTGCGCGGCGACCACCCGACGTACTGGCGCACGGCACCGGTCCTCAAGCACTGGCTCGCCCACAACAACGAGACGGACCGGGCCACGTCGTCGAGCTCGGTGCGTCCGCGCGTGCTGCACGAGTACGACCTGCGCGCCTTCCGCGAGACGGTCGAGGCGGGCGCGGTGGCCGGGGTGATGCCGGCGTACAACCTGGTCAACGGCCGCCCCAACCACGTCTCGCCGTATCTGCGCGAGCACTTGCGCGCCTGGACCGACGAGGAGCTGCTGGTCTGCTCGGACGCGGGCGCGCCCTCCAACCTGGTCGACCACGAGCACTACTTCGACACCCACGAGGAGGCCACCGCGGCCTCCCTGCGGGCCGGCGTCGACAGCTTCACCGACCACGGCACGGACAGCTCGCAGATGGTCGGGCGGATCCGGAAGGCCTACGAGCAGGGCCTGTTGACCGAGGCCGACATCGACACCGCGGTCCGCCGGCAGCTCTCGGTCCGCTTCCGGCTCGGTGAGTTCGACCCGCACTACGACCCGCACGCCGACGTCAAGGACTTCGACACCCCGGCACACCGCGCGCTCGCCCAGGAGGCCGCCGAGCAGGCGATCGTGCTGCTCAGGAACGACGGCGTGCTCCCGCTCGCACCCGGCACCCGGCTCGCCGTGGTCGGCCTGCTCGCCGACGAGTGCAAGCGCGACTGGTACAGCGGCACGCTCATCCACCGCTCCACCCCGCTGGAGGGGCTGTACGAGCGGTTCGGCGCCGAGCGTGTGGAGTTCGCGGAGGGCGTGGACCGGGTCCGGCTGAAGACCTCCGCCGGGACGTTTCTGCATGTCCTGGCCTCCGAAGACGTCGAAGACGAGGTGCGCGGCGCCGAGGGCGCCCTGGACCCGGCGCTGCTCGCGGGCCGCACCGACCTGCCTCCGCTGACGACCGACGCGACCGGCACCGAGTTCGCGCTGGTCGACTGGGACGAGGGCGTCCTCACGCTCCGCGCCCCCGACGGCCGCTATCTCTCCGTCGCCGAGGACGGCTACCTGCGCGCCTCCGCCGACCAGCCGGGGGGCTGGGTCGTCCAGGAGACCTTCCGCCTGGAACCGCACGCGAACGGTCACCTCCTCAGGCACATCGGCACGGGCCGCCACGTCACTGTCGCCGCGGACGGAGTGAAGGTTGCCGACGAGAACGCGGAAACTTTCGAGCTGATCCTCGCCGAACGCGGCGAGGACGCAGTGACCCGCGTCACGTCCGAGGCCGACGTGGTCCTGGTCGTCGCGGGCAACGACCCGCACATCAACGGCCGCGAGACCGAGGACCGGGCGTCCCTGCGGCTTCCCGCCCACCAGGAGCGCCTGCTGCGGGCGGCGCGCGCCGCCAACCCCCGCACGGTCCTGGCCCTGGTCTCGGCCTACCCCTACGCGGTCGACACGTCCGGCCTGGCCGCGGCGCTCTGGACGGCCCACGGCGGCCAGGCGGCCGGCACCGCCCTGGCCCGCGTCCTGGCCGGGGACGTCTCTCCCGCGGGCCGCCTCCCCCAGACCTGGTACGAGAACGACGGCGACCTCCCCGGCCTCCTCGACTACGACGTCATCGGCAGCCGCCAGACGTACCTGTACTTCGAGGGCACGCCCCTGTTCCCGTTCGGCCACGGGCTGTCGTACACGTCCTTCTCGTACGGCGACCTCACGTCCCGTGTGACCGAAGGGACGCTGCATGTCTCGTTCGCGATCACGAACACCGGTGACGTCACCGCCGACGAGGTCGCCCAGCTCTACACCCGCGCGGTGGACCCGGCACTCCCCCGCCCCCGCCGCGAACTCGTGGCCCACCGGCGCGTGACGCTCGCCCCGGGCGCCCGGGAGGAGCTGTCCTTCGAAGTCCCCTTGCGCGCCTTCGAGTTCTGGGACGTGGCGCAGGGCCGCTCGCGCCTGGAGCCGGGCCCGTACGAGCTTCTGGCCGGTGCCTCCAGCGAGGACATCCGGCTGCGGACGACGGTCCTGCTCGACGGCGAGCCCGGCGCACCGCGCCCCGTGCTCCGACGGGGCCTGGAGGGCGCGGACTTCGACGAGCAGAGCGGCGTCGAGATCGTCGACCGGACGAGGACGGCGGGCGACGCGGTGACGGCGGCCGAGGGCCGTACCGGCGAACTGGTCTACCGGGACTGCGACTTCGGGGACGGCGTCTCCGGGGTCACCATGACGGTCTCCGGCCAGGGCGCGGTCGAACTGTCGCTGGACGGGGGCACGGTGCTCGCCGTGCTGCAGGTGGAGGAATCCGACTCCGGACCGTACGACTACACCACTCTCGGCGCCGGAATCGTCGCCGAAGGCGTGCACGACGTGCACCTCACGCTGCGCGGCCCGCTGCGGCTCGCGCACGTCGGCTTCTCCGGTTGA